One Peribacillus simplex NBRC 15720 = DSM 1321 genomic region harbors:
- a CDS encoding TIGR04104 family putative zinc finger protein: MPICQHCGYKWGWIEAFFKMFTFKKKLRCPSCDSSQYVSKKSRKLLSLYIFISLLFVPLVSFGVPKGYVLAFEIVAYALVIILMPFIYKLSNKDEPMW, translated from the coding sequence ATGCCAATATGTCAGCACTGTGGCTATAAATGGGGTTGGATAGAGGCTTTTTTTAAAATGTTTACCTTTAAAAAAAAGTTAAGATGTCCATCCTGTGATTCATCTCAATACGTTTCCAAGAAATCAAGAAAGCTATTAAGCTTATATATATTTATATCTTTATTGTTTGTCCCATTAGTATCATTTGGTGTACCTAAAGGTTATGTCTTAGCTTTTGAAATAGTTGCTTATGCTTTGGTTATTATTTTGATGCCATTTATATATAAGCTAAGTAACAAGGATGAACCGATGTGGTAG
- a CDS encoding IS110 family transposase, with translation MNFKMQDKQNQLIERISDTHLIVGVDIAQQLHVARAVNFRGIVVGEPLTFENNEEGFLKLLKWIHDLKRLKNLDAAIVGMEPTGHYWINLSKWLYNQNIEVVTVNPHLVKRNKENRDNTQSKSDKKDALVIADMVKNGYYSFIRPSSESFEKLRVLMSNRDVIVKRLVMSINQVNRWVDVVFPELRQVFKDVTCKGAIATLRLFPTPDEISSLETLDVMRGWKSLMKRQPGPKKAQLLINLAKSSIGTGQALDAYKFHLEQLLEEYDLAVKQLERVEQQVKEVLYKIPFAKKLLMIKGISEISLAGILGESGDLSGFSHGNSLLRHAGLHLAEASSGKWKGQIVISKRGRSRLRRFLYLATMSLVMNNPEFKAVHSHNVKVKKIKKMKSIMKLIGKLARIFVGIARRNESYCPNKVQVLIPLAA, from the coding sequence ATGAATTTTAAAATGCAAGACAAACAAAATCAACTAATAGAAAGAATTTCCGATACACACCTTATTGTTGGTGTGGATATCGCTCAACAACTACACGTTGCAAGAGCAGTTAACTTCCGTGGAATTGTAGTTGGAGAGCCTCTTACATTTGAAAATAATGAAGAGGGGTTCCTTAAACTATTAAAATGGATTCATGATTTAAAAAGATTAAAAAACTTAGATGCAGCAATAGTAGGTATGGAGCCTACAGGCCATTACTGGATTAACCTTTCAAAATGGTTATATAACCAAAACATTGAGGTTGTAACAGTCAATCCCCACTTAGTAAAAAGGAATAAAGAGAATCGTGATAATACCCAATCTAAGAGTGATAAAAAAGATGCGCTCGTTATCGCGGATATGGTCAAAAACGGCTACTATTCCTTTATTCGCCCATCATCAGAATCATTTGAGAAGCTTAGAGTTCTAATGTCTAATCGTGATGTGATTGTTAAACGTCTCGTGATGTCTATTAATCAAGTAAATCGATGGGTGGATGTGGTCTTTCCTGAACTCAGACAAGTGTTTAAAGATGTAACGTGCAAAGGGGCGATCGCAACCCTTCGTTTATTTCCTACACCGGATGAAATATCTTCACTAGAAACACTAGATGTCATGAGGGGTTGGAAGTCTTTAATGAAACGACAACCAGGACCCAAGAAGGCTCAATTACTAATCAATCTAGCAAAATCCTCTATTGGGACCGGACAAGCTCTTGATGCTTATAAATTCCATTTAGAACAATTATTAGAGGAATATGACCTCGCTGTCAAACAACTCGAAAGAGTTGAACAACAAGTTAAAGAAGTTCTCTACAAAATACCATTTGCAAAAAAACTACTTATGATTAAAGGAATAAGTGAAATTTCATTAGCCGGGATACTGGGTGAATCAGGAGATCTAAGTGGTTTCTCTCACGGAAACTCTCTATTGCGGCATGCGGGATTACATCTAGCTGAAGCAAGTTCAGGCAAATGGAAAGGTCAGATTGTCATTTCAAAGCGTGGAAGGTCAAGACTACGACGATTCCTCTACTTAGCAACTATGAGCCTTGTGATGAATAACCCTGAGTTTAAGGCCGTCCATTCCCATAATGTGAAGGTAAAGAAGATAAAGAAAATGAAATCAATCATGAAACTCATAGGTAAACTAGCAAGGATTTTTGTAGGAATAGCACGACGAAACGAGTCTTATTGTCCAAATAAAGTCCAAGTATTAATCCCATTAGCAGCATAG
- a CDS encoding YfmQ family protein has protein sequence MTGPVLILTIILTIFKLVVTCLPTDVVNWLLNKFKMHPTLSDGNTVITIDGKRLEGEEKNQVIQDVNHAMVLKKNHIFPGNDSLFLKPKSGVKPLVIDTKKGKKDIRLLVFVYGDHVDVVKQDNKKLVAYSMRSESLQDRSMMKGMDVKGA, from the coding sequence ATGACAGGACCCGTTTTGATTTTGACCATTATTTTAACGATATTTAAACTAGTTGTTACCTGCCTTCCAACCGATGTCGTCAATTGGCTTTTGAATAAATTTAAGATGCATCCAACACTTAGTGACGGGAATACCGTGATCACGATTGACGGAAAACGATTGGAAGGGGAAGAGAAGAACCAAGTGATTCAGGATGTTAACCACGCGATGGTTTTGAAGAAAAATCATATATTTCCTGGAAACGATTCCTTGTTTTTAAAGCCAAAGAGCGGTGTGAAGCCATTGGTCATCGATACGAAAAAAGGCAAAAAGGATATTCGGTTATTGGTGTTCGTGTACGGCGACCATGTGGATGTCGTAAAACAGGACAATAAGAAGCTTGTGGCATATAGCATGCGTTCCGAAAGCCTCCAAGACCGTTCGATGATGAAGGGAATGGATGTAAAAGGAGCATAA
- a CDS encoding CoxG family protein produces the protein MATGTHTVVVPVDVQAVWDYVSDLEKWATTVPAYKEHEIINDKQSIWTFEGSVKGIKKTIQAQVDITEWNEPSNIKFELKGLSDNFTGSGHFTAEDVNGKTIMTCTVEIHAGGLSGAVLTPIIKWAVPKVASRLTESIARKIAVFS, from the coding sequence ATGGCAACGGGAACGCATACTGTAGTAGTTCCAGTAGATGTACAAGCAGTTTGGGATTATGTCAGTGATCTCGAAAAATGGGCAACGACAGTACCAGCCTATAAAGAACATGAAATCATAAATGACAAGCAATCTATTTGGACATTTGAAGGTAGTGTGAAAGGTATTAAAAAAACAATACAAGCGCAGGTAGATATTACCGAATGGAATGAACCTTCAAATATTAAGTTTGAACTAAAAGGTTTATCAGATAATTTTACAGGAAGCGGTCACTTTACTGCAGAAGATGTTAATGGTAAAACAATAATGACTTGTACGGTGGAAATCCATGCAGGCGGATTATCTGGTGCGGTGTTAACACCAATTATTAAATGGGCTGTTCCAAAAGTAGCATCTCGTTTAACAGAATCTATCGCACGTAAAATTGCAGTATTCTCATAG
- a CDS encoding VOC family protein, with amino-acid sequence MSDTKTLRGLTTVSFWATDLVAAKKWYAELLGMAPYFERPGYAEFRLGDYQHELGLIDSRYAPDGSSIGPAGGAVVYWHVDDVTATFEKLLSMGAKEHEAPTVRGQGFITASVVDPFGNILGIMYNQHYLEVLGSTRKA; translated from the coding sequence ATGAGCGACACAAAGACATTACGAGGACTCACCACAGTCAGTTTTTGGGCGACTGATCTAGTGGCGGCAAAGAAGTGGTACGCTGAGCTGTTGGGTATGGCCCCATACTTCGAACGCCCAGGATATGCCGAGTTTCGCCTCGGGGACTACCAGCACGAGCTGGGCCTGATCGATAGCCGCTACGCGCCCGATGGTTCGTCGATCGGCCCGGCCGGTGGTGCTGTCGTGTACTGGCACGTCGACGATGTGACAGCAACTTTCGAGAAGCTGCTGTCTATGGGGGCGAAAGAACACGAGGCACCCACAGTTCGCGGTCAAGGGTTCATTACTGCCTCAGTGGTTGATCCCTTTGGGAATATCCTAGGCATTATGTACAATCAGCACTATTTGGAGGTTTTGGGTTCGACCAGAAAAGCGTGA
- a CDS encoding VOC family protein → MIKGFGGIFWRTKNLEVVKKWYSEVLKIEIENWNGAVIKPQLGNETIFSFFTENDSYFPTEQQVMLNFQVHNLNETIKHLEHIGVPLAKKKEISEFGKFIWIEDPEGRLVELWEK, encoded by the coding sequence ATGATAAAAGGTTTCGGAGGAATATTTTGGAGAACTAAGAATCTTGAAGTTGTAAAAAAATGGTACAGTGAAGTGTTGAAGATTGAAATAGAAAATTGGAATGGGGCTGTAATAAAACCCCAATTAGGAAATGAGACTATCTTTTCTTTCTTTACCGAGAATGACAGTTATTTTCCAACAGAACAACAAGTGATGTTAAATTTCCAAGTACATAATCTAAACGAGACTATTAAGCATCTTGAACATATTGGTGTACCTCTTGCAAAGAAAAAAGAGATTAGTGAATTTGGAAAGTTTATTTGGATTGAAGATCCTGAAGGTCGACTGGTCGAGCTTTGGGAGAAATAA
- a CDS encoding LolA family protein, whose product MRNKIKQELENIEIPKEFELMSQKGINKAYSEMNNNRKKSKWLIGFIASAAILLLSIGSLSTPVVKASIQNALNVILADKFKKMENGSGIPPEEVLVSVEENINGELITTYISGSQERTENENGDFSVSDGKTIASYTKNDNEFLIETNDNPGPPIESKIFSEFEKEKIQSLGTKKILDRDAEVYKITISYEETLELWFDKTTDVLVREVQIINGKTYEEGKLISLKTIDKKSNLDLFKIEAPKEANIIDHTKK is encoded by the coding sequence ATGAGAAATAAAATAAAACAAGAACTTGAAAATATTGAAATACCCAAAGAGTTCGAACTGATGAGTCAAAAAGGAATTAACAAAGCCTATAGTGAAATGAATAACAATAGAAAAAAATCAAAATGGTTAATTGGGTTTATTGCAAGTGCTGCAATTCTATTGCTTAGTATTGGATCGTTGTCAACACCCGTTGTAAAGGCATCCATTCAAAACGCTCTAAATGTAATACTGGCTGATAAATTTAAAAAAATGGAAAATGGAAGCGGAATACCACCCGAAGAAGTACTAGTAAGTGTTGAAGAAAACATCAACGGAGAATTAATCACAACATATATTTCTGGTAGTCAAGAACGAACTGAAAATGAAAACGGGGATTTTTCAGTATCGGATGGTAAAACTATTGCTTCTTACACAAAAAATGATAATGAATTTTTAATTGAAACAAATGATAATCCTGGACCACCTATTGAATCAAAGATATTCTCTGAATTTGAAAAAGAAAAAATTCAGTCGTTAGGGACGAAAAAAATATTGGATAGAGATGCAGAAGTCTACAAAATAACAATATCATATGAAGAAACACTTGAGCTTTGGTTTGATAAAACTACTGATGTGTTAGTAAGAGAGGTACAGATTATTAATGGTAAAACTTACGAAGAAGGGAAACTAATTTCACTTAAAACAATAGATAAGAAATCTAATTTGGACTTGTTTAAAATCGAAGCGCCTAAAGAGGCAAATATAATTGATCATACAAAAAAGTAA